From Actinopolyspora lacussalsi, a single genomic window includes:
- a CDS encoding hypothetical protein (product_source=Hypo-rule applied; transmembrane_helix_parts=Outside_1_19,TMhelix_20_42,Inside_43_92) — protein sequence MGELVALWDGVESWLVLLPYPFQVALVLVVLVPLCWLVARLVDRIVDEISAKASRIRDAEPPLRSKESYERHAGAETSSNRDGSERERHGVS from the coding sequence ATGGGCGAGCTGGTCGCGTTGTGGGACGGGGTCGAGTCGTGGCTCGTGCTGCTTCCCTACCCGTTCCAGGTGGCACTGGTACTGGTGGTTCTCGTGCCGCTGTGCTGGTTGGTGGCGCGACTCGTCGACCGCATCGTCGACGAGATCTCGGCCAAGGCGAGCAGGATTCGCGACGCCGAACCTCCGTTGCGCAGCAAGGAGAGCTACGAGCGCCACGCGGGCGCTGAGACGAGTTCGAACCGTGACGGCTCCGAACGGGAGCGGCACGGTGTTTCGTGA
- a CDS encoding hypothetical protein (product_source=Hypo-rule applied), translated as MRGWSWFGLREWWEFGAGVRGERLVGIDATEYGSRFTSDPGVPGWTGPVSPGAAGRSVARGARRTLDPPREYADGP; from the coding sequence TTGCGAGGGTGGTCGTGGTTCGGCCTGCGGGAGTGGTGGGAGTTCGGCGCGGGTGTGAGGGGCGAGCGTCTGGTCGGAATCGACGCGACCGAGTACGGCAGCCGATTCACGTCCGATCCAGGAGTACCCGGCTGGACCGGTCCAGTGAGTCCCGGTGCCGCGGGCCGTTCCGTCGCCCGGGGTGCCCGGCGCACGCTGGACCCACCCCGGGAGTACGCTGACGGTCCGTGA
- a CDS encoding hypothetical protein (product_source=Hypo-rule applied), translated as MRLQPKLGGAVWLVLSLRRANHTIDRILREELDQDRSEDSADSESSLFGVTLPVPRAQR; from the coding sequence GTGCGGCTTCAGCCAAAGCTCGGTGGCGCGGTCTGGCTGGTGTTGTCGCTGCGGCGGGCGAACCACACGATCGACCGGATCCTGCGTGAGGAACTCGACCAGGACCGCTCGGAAGATTCGGCGGACTCCGAGTCATCGCTCTTCGGGGTCACGCTCCCCGTGCCCCGAGCGCAGCGGTAA
- a CDS encoding putative nucleotidyltransferase component of viral defense system (product_source=COG2253; cog=COG2253; pfam=PF08843; superfamily=50814), whose translation MLDPQEEAAVAEQFGVARAQVRRDHLISHLLAAISDRLADEVVFFGGTALSRTLAPEGRLSEDIDLIARSSRSSTADVLETTLLRGTRREFPGLRWQPALTSVRDVTPAVLVAPEGPTVRVQLLSSTGYAPWPTERCQLVQRYSDAGPAALRVPTAAAFAAWKTTAWAHRATSRDLYDLWLLARLGAITTEAAELFTRFGPTNRPPSNALFTHAPDEETWQRELAGQTHLDITAHAALAHVRDAWLDASSQENHDGNAR comes from the coding sequence ATGCTCGACCCTCAGGAGGAAGCCGCCGTCGCCGAGCAGTTCGGCGTGGCCCGCGCCCAGGTGCGCCGGGACCATCTCATCTCCCACCTGCTCGCGGCCATCAGTGACCGGCTGGCCGACGAGGTCGTCTTCTTCGGCGGCACCGCGCTCTCCCGCACGTTGGCCCCCGAGGGGCGGCTGTCCGAAGACATCGACCTCATCGCTCGCAGCAGTCGCAGCAGCACGGCCGACGTGCTCGAGACGACCCTGCTTCGCGGGACCCGGCGCGAATTTCCAGGGCTACGCTGGCAACCGGCACTCACCTCGGTCCGCGATGTGACGCCCGCCGTGCTCGTCGCCCCCGAAGGCCCGACCGTGCGAGTGCAGCTGCTGAGCTCCACCGGTTACGCGCCCTGGCCGACCGAGCGGTGCCAGCTCGTGCAGCGTTACAGCGATGCCGGACCCGCCGCGCTGCGTGTGCCCACCGCAGCCGCCTTCGCGGCCTGGAAAACCACCGCCTGGGCGCACCGCGCCACCTCCCGAGATCTCTACGATCTCTGGCTGCTCGCCCGTCTCGGGGCCATCACCACCGAGGCGGCGGAGCTGTTCACACGCTTCGGCCCCACCAACAGGCCTCCGTCGAACGCACTCTTCACCCACGCCCCCGACGAGGAAACGTGGCAGCGAGAACTCGCGGGGCAAACCCACCTCGACATCACCGCGCACGCCGCCCTCGCCCACGTCCGCGACGCCTGGCTCGACGCCTCATCACAGGAAAACCACGACGGAAATGCTCGGTGA
- a CDS encoding RHS repeat-associated protein (product_source=TIGR03696; cog=COG3209; superfamily=50969; tigrfam=TIGR03696), producing the protein MFTHTAVGITSIADNGQRTGYFRDPSGKLIIEVGPDGTRYNAITDQRGTVLALLAEDGTIAGSYEYGTYGETTASGEAAKENPFRYTGGYQLDTGDYMFGHRYYDTDTKRFTQTDPSRQESNLYAYAECNPTNLMDPTGLAACGWVLGGVGVYNAAMWGMAFGPWGSVAAGAGWWVTQNLVC; encoded by the coding sequence GTGTTCACCCACACCGCGGTCGGGATCACCAGCATCGCCGACAACGGGCAGCGCACCGGTTACTTCCGTGACCCCTCCGGAAAACTGATCATCGAGGTCGGACCGGACGGCACGCGCTACAACGCGATCACCGATCAGCGTGGCACGGTGCTGGCGTTGCTGGCCGAGGACGGCACCATCGCGGGGAGTTACGAGTACGGCACCTACGGTGAGACCACCGCCAGTGGGGAAGCCGCCAAGGAGAACCCGTTCCGCTACACCGGTGGGTACCAGCTCGACACCGGTGACTACATGTTCGGCCATCGTTACTACGACACCGACACCAAGCGGTTCACCCAGACCGACCCCAGCAGGCAGGAATCCAACCTCTACGCCTACGCCGAATGCAATCCGACCAACCTGATGGATCCCACCGGGCTCGCTGCTTGTGGATGGGTTCTCGGTGGTGTTGGAGTGTATAATGCCGCGATGTGGGGTATGGCATTCGGTCCGTGGGGAAGCGTTGCCGCTGGCGCCGGGTGGTGGGTTACCCAAAACTTGGTCTGCTGA
- a CDS encoding 3-hydroxyisobutyrate dehydrogenase (product_source=KO:K00020; cath_funfam=1.10.1040.10,3.40.50.720; cog=COG2084; ko=KO:K00020; pfam=PF03446,PF14833; superfamily=48179,51735; tigrfam=TIGR01692) translates to MAVIGFIGLGHMGGPMSTNLVNAGHTVRGFDLMPEVIERAAANGVTTVDSAAEVVTGADAVITMLPGGKQLLDCYDGMVGSVAPGTLLVDSSTVDVADSRRAHELAAAAGLDAIDAPVSGGTAGAEAGTLTFMVGGSERAYQAAQPFLEPMARKVIHCGGDGNGQVTKMCNNLMLAAAMLGTAEAFVLGEKLGLPHQALYDVTSVSTGQSWSLTTNCPVPGMVETSRANHDYEPGFAASLMLKDLNLAVSAAEQSGTDTEVGRLAARIYDRFNSEGGGGYDFSAVIESIRRHSES, encoded by the coding sequence ATGGCAGTCATCGGATTCATCGGGTTGGGGCACATGGGCGGCCCGATGTCGACGAACCTGGTCAACGCCGGTCACACCGTGCGGGGTTTCGACCTGATGCCGGAAGTGATCGAGCGCGCGGCGGCGAACGGGGTGACCACGGTCGACTCGGCGGCCGAGGTGGTTACCGGCGCCGACGCCGTGATCACGATGTTGCCGGGGGGCAAGCAGCTGCTGGACTGCTACGACGGGATGGTGGGCTCGGTCGCGCCGGGCACGCTGCTGGTCGACTCCTCCACCGTGGACGTGGCCGACTCGCGCAGGGCGCACGAGCTGGCCGCGGCCGCGGGGCTGGACGCGATCGACGCCCCGGTCTCCGGCGGCACGGCCGGTGCCGAGGCGGGCACGTTGACGTTCATGGTCGGTGGCTCCGAACGGGCCTACCAGGCCGCGCAGCCCTTCCTGGAACCCATGGCGCGGAAGGTGATCCACTGCGGTGGCGACGGCAACGGCCAGGTCACCAAGATGTGCAACAACCTCATGCTGGCGGCGGCCATGCTCGGCACGGCCGAAGCGTTCGTGCTGGGGGAGAAACTCGGACTCCCGCACCAGGCGCTCTACGACGTGACCTCCGTGTCCACCGGACAGAGCTGGTCGCTGACCACCAACTGCCCCGTGCCGGGCATGGTGGAGACCAGCAGGGCGAATCATGATTACGAGCCGGGCTTCGCGGCATCGCTGATGCTCAAGGACCTCAACCTCGCCGTTTCGGCGGCCGAGCAGAGCGGCACCGACACCGAGGTGGGGCGGTTGGCCGCGCGGATCTACGACCGGTTCAACTCGGAGGGCGGCGGGGGTTACGACTTCAGCGCCGTGATCGAGTCCATCCGGCGCCACTCCGAAAGCTAG
- a CDS encoding methylglutaconyl-CoA hydratase (product_source=KO:K13766; cath_funfam=1.10.12.10,3.90.226.10; cog=COG1024; ko=KO:K13766; pfam=PF00378; superfamily=52096), which yields MADELVHREVAGGIATITLDSPHNRNALSAQLRGELLAALRNSIDDETVRVILLTHTGTVFCAGMDLKESRSESAENQGINEVPGLLECVRNSPKPVVAKLSGPARAGGIGIVAACDIAVAAEGATFAFSEVRIGVVPAVISVTVLPRLHARQAHELFLTGETFDAKRAEAIGLLNAAVPESELDSAVERYLDMLAKGGPNAMAATKEMLRQPRPDDVDKAFADMLRLSAEHFAGEEGQEGMRAFAEKRSPNWVPDRG from the coding sequence ATGGCTGACGAACTCGTGCACCGCGAGGTGGCAGGCGGCATCGCCACGATCACGCTGGACTCGCCGCACAACCGCAACGCGCTATCCGCGCAGTTGCGCGGGGAGCTGCTGGCGGCGCTGCGGAACTCGATCGACGACGAGACGGTGCGGGTGATCCTGCTGACCCACACCGGCACCGTCTTCTGCGCGGGCATGGATCTCAAGGAGTCCCGTTCGGAGAGCGCGGAGAACCAGGGGATCAACGAGGTACCCGGCCTGCTGGAGTGCGTCCGGAACAGCCCGAAGCCGGTGGTGGCCAAACTGAGCGGCCCCGCGCGGGCCGGTGGTATCGGGATCGTGGCCGCCTGCGACATCGCGGTGGCCGCCGAGGGCGCCACCTTCGCGTTCAGCGAGGTGCGGATCGGGGTGGTCCCCGCGGTGATCTCGGTGACCGTGCTGCCCAGGCTGCACGCCAGGCAGGCCCACGAACTGTTCCTGACCGGGGAGACCTTCGACGCGAAGCGGGCCGAGGCGATCGGACTGCTCAACGCGGCGGTTCCGGAGTCGGAACTGGACAGCGCCGTGGAGCGCTACCTCGACATGCTGGCAAAGGGCGGACCGAACGCGATGGCGGCGACGAAGGAGATGCTGCGGCAACCCCGTCCGGACGACGTGGACAAGGCTTTCGCCGACATGCTGCGGCTGTCCGCCGAGCACTTCGCGGGCGAGGAGGGCCAGGAGGGCATGCGGGCCTTCGCCGAGAAGCGCTCCCCCAACTGGGTCCCCGACCGGGGCTGA
- a CDS encoding RNA polymerase sigma factor (sigma-70 family) (product_source=TIGR02937; cath_funfam=1.10.10.10; cog=COG4941; pfam=PF04542,PF08281; smart=SM00028; superfamily=48452,88659,88946; tigrfam=TIGR02937) — MTADSRTGEGLWRELTRQALARLVRTYGSARFDLCEDAVQEAILHAYQRWSTQSPDDPLGWLTATARRRYADHARSDARRRHRETRAASSHPPVAPEAAQRDDSLLVLQLCCHPELPRSGQVALTLRAVAGLTTAQIANVYQVPESTIAQRITRAKRRVSELGRPLPSPEHAAERVTAVLDVLYVMFTEAHHTTTGAPPRDADLAAEAIHLTRLLRGSLPESTEVAGLLALMLLSESRHPSRVGPDGSLKPFDEQDRTLWDRELIDEGTELVEQAAPGAEPGPYLLQACIAALHAEAPDIATTDWDEILALYRVLELVTGHGNPTITLNRIVAQAMVEGNDTALAQIDVLEAEHPRLPRLNAVRAHLLEQANRPEDAANAYRRAIAATVNLAERQHLRHRLRRLSDANE, encoded by the coding sequence GTGACTGCCGATTCCCGGACGGGCGAGGGGCTGTGGCGTGAACTCACGCGACAGGCCCTCGCCCGGCTGGTGCGCACCTACGGCAGCGCCCGGTTCGACCTGTGCGAAGACGCCGTTCAGGAGGCAATCCTGCACGCGTACCAGCGATGGTCGACACAGTCCCCGGACGACCCGCTGGGGTGGCTCACGGCGACCGCCCGCCGTCGCTATGCCGACCACGCCCGCAGCGACGCCCGGCGTCGCCATCGCGAGACGCGTGCCGCGTCGTCGCATCCTCCCGTGGCGCCGGAGGCAGCCCAGCGTGACGACTCGCTGCTGGTGCTGCAGCTGTGCTGCCACCCCGAGCTGCCACGCTCCGGACAGGTCGCGTTGACCCTACGGGCCGTCGCCGGACTGACCACGGCACAGATCGCCAATGTCTACCAGGTCCCCGAGAGCACCATCGCCCAACGGATCACACGGGCCAAGCGGCGAGTCTCCGAACTCGGCCGGCCGCTCCCGTCCCCCGAACACGCCGCGGAGCGCGTCACCGCCGTGCTCGACGTGCTCTACGTGATGTTCACCGAGGCACACCACACAACCACTGGCGCACCACCCCGCGACGCGGATCTCGCCGCGGAGGCGATTCACCTGACCCGGCTCCTTCGCGGCAGCCTTCCCGAGTCCACCGAGGTCGCGGGGCTCCTCGCGTTGATGCTGCTCAGCGAGTCCCGCCACCCGTCCAGAGTAGGGCCGGACGGAAGCCTCAAGCCGTTCGACGAGCAGGATCGTACGCTGTGGGACCGGGAACTGATCGACGAGGGAACCGAGCTCGTCGAACAAGCCGCTCCAGGTGCCGAACCAGGCCCTTACCTGCTCCAGGCGTGCATCGCGGCCCTGCACGCCGAAGCCCCCGACATCGCGACGACGGATTGGGACGAGATCCTCGCGCTCTACCGGGTCCTCGAACTCGTGACAGGTCACGGCAACCCCACGATCACTCTCAACCGCATCGTTGCCCAGGCCATGGTCGAGGGAAACGACACCGCGCTCGCCCAGATCGATGTGCTGGAAGCCGAGCATCCCCGCCTTCCCCGGCTCAACGCCGTACGAGCACACCTGCTGGAGCAGGCCAACAGACCCGAGGACGCGGCGAACGCTTACCGGCGAGCCATCGCCGCCACCGTCAATCTCGCCGAGCGACAGCACCTCAGACACCGGCTACGACGCCTCTCCGACGCGAATGAGTGA
- a CDS encoding hypothetical protein (product_source=Hypo-rule applied; transmembrane_helix_parts=Inside_1_6,TMhelix_7_26,Outside_27_30) — MSSRARITGTLVLLLALVVLGWLGQYVDGM; from the coding sequence ATGAGTTCGCGCGCTCGGATCACCGGCACCCTGGTGCTGTTGCTCGCGCTGGTCGTTCTCGGCTGGTTGGGCCAGTACGTCGACGGAATGTGA
- a CDS encoding hypothetical protein (product_source=COG3795; cath_funfam=3.30.70.1060; cog=COG3795; pfam=PF03795; superfamily=54909) has protein sequence MKYLILMQVDPAVLEQLTDEQQRQLQEGHGAFMAEAKERGEFIATQALADPSQSKVIRSSGSGPEVTDGPFVESKEFMGGFYLIDVADEARAVELAERIPDANIPGLALELRPVMFADLGDG, from the coding sequence GTGAAGTACTTGATCCTGATGCAGGTCGATCCGGCGGTGCTGGAGCAGCTCACCGACGAGCAGCAGCGGCAGCTCCAGGAAGGACACGGCGCGTTCATGGCCGAGGCCAAGGAGCGAGGTGAGTTCATCGCCACTCAGGCCCTCGCCGACCCCAGTCAGTCGAAGGTCATTCGCAGCTCCGGGAGCGGGCCCGAGGTGACCGATGGGCCGTTCGTCGAGAGCAAGGAGTTCATGGGAGGCTTCTACCTCATCGATGTCGCGGACGAGGCCCGCGCGGTGGAGCTCGCCGAGCGGATCCCCGATGCGAACATCCCCGGCCTCGCACTCGAGCTACGTCCGGTGATGTTCGCCGACCTGGGGGACGGGTGA
- a CDS encoding hypothetical protein (product_source=Hypo-rule applied; pfam=PF09407; superfamily=52540) encodes MVHITARVPSVLLRGSSRVLRPRDAAGVYVNPRPEFARLARAGALHRLATGYYAVVPDDQLDRGWIPELEAAALGIAVADVGIDSVALMGLSAARVHGAVPRALGVAVVAATRHRPTLRLADREATVRFVRRRVVALDVQRHTSELGQGWVTTVEQTVLDLVARSDLGGLPEQARAAAHDLLDRCDRRLLEELAVGQRRQASLARLLEAA; translated from the coding sequence ATGGTACACATCACGGCGCGGGTGCCCTCAGTGCTGCTGCGGGGGTCTTCCAGGGTGTTGCGGCCTCGCGACGCTGCCGGTGTGTATGTGAACCCGCGTCCTGAGTTCGCGCGGCTGGCCCGTGCCGGGGCGTTGCACCGGTTGGCGACCGGTTATTACGCCGTGGTTCCCGATGATCAGCTCGATCGGGGCTGGATTCCCGAGCTGGAGGCGGCCGCGTTGGGTATCGCGGTCGCTGACGTGGGTATCGACTCGGTCGCGCTGATGGGGTTGTCCGCCGCCCGTGTTCACGGGGCCGTCCCGCGGGCACTGGGGGTTGCGGTCGTGGCTGCCACTCGCCACCGGCCGACGTTGCGGTTGGCCGACCGCGAGGCCACCGTGCGTTTCGTTCGTCGTCGCGTAGTCGCCCTGGACGTGCAACGCCACACCAGTGAGTTGGGTCAGGGGTGGGTCACCACGGTCGAACAGACGGTGCTCGATCTTGTCGCCCGCTCCGATCTGGGGGGGCTGCCCGAGCAGGCTCGTGCCGCCGCCCACGATCTGTTGGACCGTTGTGATCGTCGACTGCTGGAAGAGCTGGCAGTCGGACAGCGCCGCCAAGCCAGCCTTGCCCGTCTACTCGAAGCGGCCTGA
- a CDS encoding hypothetical protein (product_source=Hypo-rule applied; superfamily=103473; transmembrane_helix_parts=Inside_1_12,TMhelix_13_32,Outside_33_36,TMhelix_37_59,Inside_60_80) produces the protein MRRTNRGTNQSYFFLLIAAGALFPLLAEWTLGPVEKAPWWSLIALAVLLFGCFSLILLGTTKAIQRKNQSKSTAHRESRA, from the coding sequence ATGCGGCGAACGAACCGCGGAACGAACCAGAGCTACTTCTTCCTGTTGATCGCCGCAGGAGCGCTCTTCCCGCTGCTGGCGGAGTGGACGCTCGGCCCCGTGGAAAAGGCGCCTTGGTGGTCGCTCATCGCGCTGGCGGTACTGCTGTTCGGATGCTTCTCCCTGATTCTCCTGGGCACCACCAAAGCAATCCAGCGCAAGAATCAGAGCAAGAGCACAGCTCACCGGGAGAGCCGTGCATAA
- a CDS encoding hypothetical protein (product_source=Hypo-rule applied; cath_funfam=3.30.370.10; pfam=PF01337; superfamily=52038) — translation MVEPAPLPVVGTTAQAVEQVRSTGACPHVVDGSELVNKRMMLCAIAAQLSFPEWAGRNLDALYDCLIDLSWLPSGEHVLIWSGHRVLAEHDPKAYRGIGSVLVAAAQESGERVFRAVCTTD, via the coding sequence GTGGTCGAGCCCGCCCCGCTGCCCGTCGTGGGCACCACCGCACAGGCGGTCGAGCAGGTCCGTTCGACGGGAGCCTGTCCCCATGTGGTCGACGGCAGTGAGCTGGTCAACAAGCGCATGATGCTGTGCGCGATCGCCGCCCAGCTCTCGTTCCCGGAATGGGCCGGACGCAATCTCGACGCGCTCTACGACTGCCTGATCGACCTGTCCTGGCTCCCGAGCGGGGAGCACGTGTTGATCTGGTCCGGTCACCGGGTGCTGGCCGAGCACGACCCCAAGGCGTACCGCGGTATCGGTTCGGTGCTGGTGGCGGCGGCGCAGGAGTCCGGCGAACGAGTGTTCCGCGCCGTCTGCACTACGGACTGA